The following coding sequences lie in one Calidithermus timidus DSM 17022 genomic window:
- the pdxY gene encoding pyridoxal kinase PdxY, protein MRAPLNILSIQSWVSYGHVGNAAAVFPLQRMGFEVWAVHTVQFSNHTGYGQYKGSVFTPEHLTAVVQGIAERGALEACDAVLSGYMGSGATAEAILWALERVREANPQALYCCDPVMGDVGRGVFVRPEIPEVMRSQVVPQADILTPNLFELELLSGHRIKTLDQALEAADALREQSRPQGPRIVLVSSLLRQDVPSGHIETLAVAEGGAWVVQTPMIPLEPPRNGAGDVLAALFLGNYLKTQDLVVSLENSVSALYNLLELTHRRGTREIQLVAAQEEYVNPSRRFLAERVG, encoded by the coding sequence ATGCGCGCGCCGCTCAACATCCTCTCGATCCAGTCGTGGGTCTCCTACGGCCACGTGGGCAATGCCGCGGCGGTGTTTCCCTTGCAGCGTATGGGTTTCGAGGTATGGGCGGTCCACACCGTGCAGTTCTCCAACCACACCGGCTACGGGCAGTACAAGGGCAGCGTCTTCACCCCTGAACACCTCACCGCGGTCGTGCAGGGCATCGCCGAGCGGGGGGCGCTCGAGGCCTGCGACGCGGTGCTTTCGGGCTACATGGGCTCCGGCGCGACCGCCGAGGCCATCCTCTGGGCGCTGGAGCGGGTGCGCGAGGCCAACCCCCAAGCGCTGTACTGCTGCGACCCGGTGATGGGCGACGTAGGGCGCGGGGTCTTCGTGCGGCCCGAAATCCCCGAGGTCATGCGCTCGCAAGTGGTGCCACAGGCCGACATCCTCACCCCCAACCTCTTCGAGCTCGAGCTGCTCAGCGGCCATAGGATAAAGACCCTGGACCAGGCGCTCGAGGCCGCTGACGCCTTGCGCGAGCAAAGCCGCCCGCAGGGCCCGCGCATCGTGCTGGTGAGCAGCCTGCTGCGCCAGGATGTACCCAGCGGCCACATCGAGACCCTGGCGGTGGCCGAGGGCGGGGCCTGGGTGGTTCAAACCCCCATGATCCCCCTCGAGCCCCCCCGCAACGGCGCCGGCGACGTCCTCGCCGCGCTGTTCCTGGGCAACTACCTCAAGACCCAGGATCTGGTGGTGAGCCTGGAAAACAGTGTATCGGCGCTGTACAACCTGCTCGAGCTCACCCACCGGCGTGGCACGCGGGAAATCCAGCTCGTGGCCGCGCAGGAGGAGTACGTCAACCCCTCGAGGCGCTTCTTGGCCGAGCGGGTAGGGTGA
- a CDS encoding MFS transporter, whose product MVLDPGLVRARGTISSLFLLHGFIAASWVARIPAVSERLGLEAVVLGTILMGNMAGSLAGSITSGGLVDRYGSRATARYAALASLGGLLSLALVPNAVLLFVGLAVYGLLMSYLNIAINAQATALEARYGRPIFSSFHAMWSLGALLGALSGAGLAGLGLHPRLHFALVGLVGALIVGVGWRWLLETPTLPIRRVFALPTGPLLFLGLMGFCTAISDGSIPGWSGVYLRGLGAPESVAAMGFAVHQSVMMLGRLSGDWLVARFGAVKVVRYGALFGGLGLGIGVLSQSIEGALLGIACMGWGMATLFPMMFAAASNIPGLSAASAIASVSTMSTLGGLVGPLLLGAVAEVGGVRSSFLLAAMLAGAVSWLAFSLSSYRPRSL is encoded by the coding sequence GTGGTGTTGGATCCCGGCTTGGTGCGGGCTCGAGGGACGATCTCGAGCCTGTTTTTGCTGCACGGCTTCATCGCCGCTTCCTGGGTGGCCCGCATCCCGGCGGTGTCGGAGAGGCTTGGGCTGGAAGCGGTGGTGCTAGGCACCATCCTGATGGGCAACATGGCGGGGTCCTTGGCCGGGAGCATCACCAGCGGGGGCCTGGTAGACCGCTACGGCAGCCGCGCGACGGCGCGGTACGCGGCCCTGGCCTCGCTGGGGGGGCTGCTGTCGCTGGCGCTGGTGCCCAACGCCGTGTTGCTGTTCGTAGGGCTGGCAGTTTATGGCCTGCTGATGAGCTACCTCAACATCGCCATCAACGCCCAGGCCACCGCCCTCGAGGCCCGCTACGGGCGGCCCATCTTCTCCTCCTTCCACGCCATGTGGAGCCTGGGGGCACTGCTGGGGGCGCTCTCGGGGGCGGGGCTGGCGGGGTTGGGGCTCCACCCCCGCCTGCACTTCGCCCTCGTGGGGCTGGTGGGTGCGCTGATCGTGGGCGTGGGATGGCGGTGGCTGCTCGAGACCCCGACCCTCCCCATCCGCCGCGTCTTCGCCCTGCCCACCGGGCCACTGCTCTTCCTGGGGCTGATGGGTTTCTGCACCGCCATCAGCGACGGCTCGATCCCGGGCTGGAGCGGGGTCTACCTGCGCGGCCTAGGGGCTCCCGAGTCGGTTGCGGCCATGGGCTTCGCCGTGCACCAGAGCGTGATGATGCTGGGCCGCCTGAGCGGGGACTGGCTGGTCGCCCGTTTTGGCGCGGTCAAAGTGGTGCGCTATGGAGCGCTGTTCGGGGGCCTTGGCCTGGGGATCGGGGTGCTCAGCCAGAGCATAGAAGGGGCGTTGCTGGGCATAGCCTGCATGGGCTGGGGCATGGCCACGCTGTTTCCTATGATGTTCGCCGCGGCCTCCAACATCCCTGGGCTCTCGGCAGCCAGCGCCATCGCCAGCGTTTCCACCATGAGCACCCTCGGAGGCTTGGTGGGCCCACTGCTGCTGGGTGCGGTGGCCGAGGTGGGCGGCGTGCGCAGCAGTTTCCTGCTGGCGGCGATGCTGGCCGGAGCGGTGAGCTGGCTGGCCTTCTCGCTGTCGAGCTACCGGCCTAGGTCGCTATGA
- the cdaA gene encoding diadenylate cyclase CdaA, whose translation MLTWRDALDILAVATVFYYLYVLIAESRALNLVRGLLVYLLVWFIATRLGLNGLSWLLGNAATLGAFALIVVFQPELRGALERIGRGRLQRQPLADAQLGELVRAVERLGALRYGALIAIERQTPLGEFAATGENLDARLSARLLESLFVNKTPLHDGGVILRGDRVLAAGCVFPLSEKQEKYLGTRHKAAIGLSEVSDALVIVVSEERGTMRIAEGGRLSPPLQPVELRERIREELQVSANLSEAGFRFWRPKEREG comes from the coding sequence GTGCTCACGTGGCGCGATGCTCTGGATATTCTCGCGGTTGCTACGGTGTTTTATTACCTATACGTTCTCATCGCGGAATCGCGGGCGCTCAACCTGGTGCGGGGCCTGCTGGTGTACTTGTTGGTGTGGTTTATTGCGACCCGCCTGGGGCTCAACGGTCTTTCCTGGCTGCTGGGGAATGCCGCCACGCTGGGGGCTTTCGCGTTGATCGTGGTGTTTCAGCCGGAGCTGCGGGGGGCTTTGGAGCGCATCGGGCGGGGCCGCTTGCAGCGCCAGCCTTTGGCCGATGCCCAGCTAGGCGAGCTGGTGCGGGCGGTGGAGAGGCTGGGTGCCCTGCGCTACGGAGCCCTCATCGCCATCGAGCGCCAAACCCCCTTGGGTGAGTTCGCTGCGACCGGGGAAAACCTCGATGCTCGCCTGTCGGCGCGGCTGCTGGAGAGCCTTTTCGTCAACAAAACCCCCCTACACGACGGCGGGGTGATCCTCCGGGGTGACCGGGTTTTGGCAGCGGGGTGCGTCTTTCCGCTGTCGGAGAAGCAGGAGAAGTACCTGGGCACCCGCCACAAAGCGGCCATCGGCCTCTCGGAGGTCTCGGATGCGCTGGTGATCGTGGTCAGCGAGGAGCGTGGCACCATGCGGATCGCCGAAGGGGGGCGGCTTTCTCCCCCCTTGCAGCCGGTGGAGTTGCGCGAGCGTATCCGCGAGGAGTTGCAGGTCTCCGCCAACCTCTCCGAAGCGGGGTTCAGGTTTTGGCGACCGAAGGAGCGTGAGGGGTGA
- a CDS encoding CdaR family protein, producing the protein MSRLLHNLPAKLLALLASALLWLQLRESQPVTERSLTRPLQVLGLAGDRVAVGLPAQVQLRLRGPSRLLEGSNLTPVNAYVDLSGVDSGDFIRDVRVGLPTGVELVSLEPARVEARVERYETKTLTVFVYSPSQSLMVEPSLVEARGPTSLVTQAYRAIGYAEGGSEVVLLTAVDIEGRPLSDLILTPDRVRITERSPLLTRRTLPLRLQPAPQGWRVLEASLPPSVEVQGDPQVLRHLERIEAKVPLKTGRFEAPLELLLPEGVQVVNGVTGTFRIERVQ; encoded by the coding sequence GTGAGCCGCCTGCTGCACAACCTCCCGGCCAAGCTGCTGGCCTTGTTGGCCTCGGCGCTGCTATGGCTGCAATTGCGTGAGAGCCAGCCGGTGACCGAGCGCTCCCTGACGAGGCCCTTGCAGGTGCTGGGCCTGGCCGGGGACCGGGTGGCGGTGGGATTGCCCGCCCAGGTGCAGTTGCGGCTGCGGGGGCCCTCGAGGCTCCTGGAGGGCAGCAACCTCACCCCCGTCAACGCCTACGTCGACCTCTCGGGCGTGGACAGTGGGGATTTTATCCGCGACGTGCGGGTGGGGCTGCCCACCGGAGTCGAGCTGGTGAGCCTCGAGCCCGCCCGCGTGGAAGCGAGGGTGGAGCGCTACGAGACCAAGACGCTCACGGTCTTCGTCTACAGCCCCAGTCAGTCGTTGATGGTGGAGCCGAGCCTGGTCGAGGCCAGGGGTCCGACGAGCCTGGTGACCCAGGCCTACAGGGCCATCGGCTACGCGGAGGGCGGCAGCGAGGTGGTGCTGCTTACGGCCGTGGACATCGAGGGTAGACCGCTGAGCGACCTCATCCTCACCCCCGACCGGGTGCGCATCACCGAGCGGAGCCCTCTACTCACCCGCAGGACGCTTCCCCTGCGCTTGCAGCCGGCTCCCCAGGGGTGGCGGGTGCTCGAGGCCAGCCTCCCCCCCAGCGTCGAGGTTCAGGGCGACCCCCAGGTGCTGCGACATCTGGAGCGAATCGAGGCCAAGGTTCCCCTCAAAACCGGACGCTTCGAGGCCCCCCTGGAGCTACTGCTGCCTGAGGGAGTGCAGGTGGTGAACGGGGTTACGGGAACTTTCCGCATCGAGCGCGTACAATGA